A portion of the Edaphobacter lichenicola genome contains these proteins:
- a CDS encoding family 2A encapsulin nanocompartment cargo protein cysteine desulfurase produces the protein MSTNDPGRLFVAPDTDPRAAAPPSYSGTPLPAGVLDPVALARMANEFFTALPNSLDVPSSPLPAHAAPTDLSPFGSVPATAPAAPPEISLPSDKHFSGVPASVGPASFSPVTAPAQVTPPAVPGVIGTAVSDVAADIPSFSFLQDARAIFSDRNTLPEGPNPRVNPTAGFAPGTAPAGAVPTNFNPDLPTQTNPPSQLPASGFPSAPDFGNASPVPTFSFLGELRPLFSYPPAVPGPVPTAPETDLTTNAALSYLELPHEFNRSPELTELAGYSSFGFLESNRNFDFAESIGNFQPVDIESGVPRDLNLSSYPFDAEAIKRDFPILRERVNGKPLVWLDNAATTQKPQSVIDRLKYFYEHENSNVHRAAHELAARATDAYEAAREKVRRFVNASSTREIVFVRGATEGINLIAQSWGRRNIQKDDEIVITWLEHHANIVPWQMLCSEKGAKLRVAPVDDSGQVLLDEYEKLLGPKTRLVSITQVSNALGVITPADKMIEIAHRYGATVLLDGAQSVSHMRVDVQALNCDFFVFSGHKVFGPTGIGVVYGKPEVLEYMPPWQGGGNMIQDVTFEKTLYQEPPQRFEAGTGNIADAVGLGAAIDYLDRVGMYNIARHEHELLVKATSELSCIPGLHIIGTAKEKAGVLSFVLDGFRTEEVGDYLNKNGIAVRSGHHCAQPILRRFGLESTVRASLALYNTHEDIDKLVTAIWNLRLGRTSIA, from the coding sequence ATGAGTACAAATGATCCAGGCCGCCTTTTTGTAGCACCGGATACAGACCCGCGAGCCGCCGCTCCTCCTTCCTACTCTGGAACGCCACTGCCAGCAGGCGTGCTGGATCCGGTAGCGTTGGCTCGCATGGCGAACGAGTTTTTCACCGCGCTGCCCAACTCACTGGATGTGCCATCAAGCCCGCTGCCTGCACACGCGGCGCCCACGGATCTTTCTCCGTTCGGCTCCGTCCCCGCAACTGCACCGGCTGCGCCCCCAGAGATATCTCTTCCATCGGACAAACACTTCTCCGGTGTTCCTGCTAGCGTCGGACCAGCCTCCTTTTCTCCGGTGACTGCGCCTGCGCAGGTAACACCTCCTGCGGTGCCGGGAGTGATTGGAACCGCGGTCTCCGATGTTGCTGCAGACATCCCATCCTTCTCCTTTCTGCAGGATGCCCGCGCCATCTTCAGCGATAGGAACACGCTGCCGGAAGGGCCTAACCCCAGGGTGAATCCGACCGCAGGGTTCGCACCGGGAACCGCTCCAGCAGGTGCCGTGCCCACGAATTTCAACCCTGATTTGCCCACACAAACGAACCCGCCATCACAACTTCCAGCGAGCGGGTTCCCCAGTGCTCCCGATTTTGGGAACGCGTCTCCTGTCCCCACATTTTCGTTTCTCGGAGAGTTGCGACCTCTATTCTCGTACCCTCCGGCGGTGCCCGGTCCTGTGCCTACAGCACCTGAGACCGATCTGACCACGAACGCTGCGCTGTCCTATCTCGAGTTACCTCACGAGTTCAACCGATCGCCCGAACTCACCGAGTTGGCGGGATACAGTTCGTTTGGGTTCCTTGAAAGCAACCGCAATTTCGATTTCGCCGAATCAATCGGCAACTTCCAGCCGGTCGATATCGAGTCGGGCGTTCCGCGCGACTTGAATCTCTCCTCCTACCCCTTCGACGCGGAGGCCATCAAGCGCGACTTCCCTATTCTTCGCGAGCGCGTGAATGGCAAGCCACTGGTGTGGCTTGACAATGCTGCTACAACACAGAAGCCACAAAGCGTCATTGATCGGTTGAAGTATTTTTACGAACATGAAAACTCCAATGTTCACCGTGCTGCACACGAACTGGCGGCCCGCGCAACGGACGCGTATGAAGCTGCCCGCGAGAAGGTTCGTCGCTTCGTCAATGCATCTTCAACACGGGAGATCGTCTTTGTGCGCGGAGCGACGGAGGGCATCAACCTAATCGCTCAAAGCTGGGGACGGCGCAATATCCAGAAGGACGACGAGATCGTTATCACCTGGCTTGAACACCATGCGAACATCGTACCGTGGCAGATGCTTTGCTCAGAAAAAGGAGCCAAGCTTCGCGTCGCGCCCGTGGATGACAGTGGACAGGTGCTGCTCGATGAGTACGAAAAACTGCTCGGACCAAAGACCCGTCTCGTCTCCATCACGCAAGTTTCAAATGCGCTGGGCGTTATCACGCCGGCAGACAAGATGATTGAAATCGCTCACCGTTATGGTGCAACGGTTCTACTTGATGGGGCGCAGTCGGTCTCCCACATGCGTGTGGACGTGCAGGCGTTGAACTGCGACTTCTTCGTATTCTCCGGGCATAAGGTCTTCGGCCCAACCGGTATCGGCGTGGTATACGGCAAGCCCGAGGTTCTTGAATACATGCCGCCCTGGCAGGGTGGTGGAAACATGATTCAGGATGTGACCTTCGAAAAAACTCTCTACCAGGAACCGCCGCAGCGTTTCGAGGCAGGCACGGGAAACATCGCAGACGCCGTCGGACTCGGAGCCGCTATCGACTATCTGGATAGGGTTGGCATGTACAACATCGCGAGGCACGAGCATGAACTGCTGGTGAAAGCTACGAGCGAACTCAGTTGTATTCCTGGACTACACATCATCGGAACAGCGAAAGAAAAGGCCGGTGTTCTGTCGTTTGTGCTCGATGGCTTTCGCACTGAGGAAGTCGGTGATTACCTCAATAAGAACGGCATCGCTGTCCGCTCAGGTCACCATTGCGCACAACCGATTCTGCGTCGCTTCGGGCTGGAAAGCACGGTTCGTGCCTCGCTGGCTCTGTACAACACTCATGAGGACATCGACAAGCTTGTGACAGCGATTTGGAACCTGCGTCTGGGACGAACGTCGATTGCCTGA
- a CDS encoding family 2A encapsulin nanocompartment shell protein, protein MAETTTRTSLGEQAAYQLANVTKTAPIYGAVTPRWLVRLLDWKPLESGVFRLNRVVEDKPIEVLCGHVDESEIPRTYAQYEEEPREYLLSSINALVNVQTRVSDLFSNPYDQVREQLRVTIEGVKERQENELLNNADYGLLNNVPESQKISTRKGSPTPDDLDELLTKVWKEPSFFLAHPRTIAAFGRECTRRGVPPPTVTLFGNPFLTWRGIPLIPTDKIHVTGKVPKSKILLVRVGERKQGVIGLFQPGLTGEQSPGLSVRFTGIDNRGLASYLISLYCAASVLTDDAIAALENVEVGNYHEYK, encoded by the coding sequence GTGGCGGAAACGACGACTCGTACTTCTCTCGGCGAACAAGCAGCCTACCAATTAGCCAATGTGACGAAAACAGCCCCGATCTATGGGGCAGTTACGCCAAGATGGCTCGTCCGTTTATTGGATTGGAAGCCATTGGAGTCTGGTGTTTTCCGCTTGAACCGTGTTGTTGAGGACAAGCCGATCGAAGTGCTTTGCGGGCATGTGGATGAGTCAGAGATCCCTCGGACCTATGCTCAATACGAAGAAGAGCCTCGCGAGTACCTTCTCAGCAGCATCAATGCTCTGGTCAACGTCCAAACCCGCGTCAGCGACCTCTTCAGCAATCCTTACGATCAGGTCCGCGAGCAGTTGCGAGTCACTATTGAAGGCGTGAAGGAGCGGCAGGAGAATGAACTCCTGAACAATGCCGACTACGGCCTGCTCAATAACGTGCCTGAATCGCAGAAGATCTCGACCCGCAAGGGCTCTCCTACGCCGGATGACTTGGATGAACTGTTGACGAAGGTGTGGAAGGAACCGTCTTTCTTCCTCGCGCATCCGCGTACGATTGCGGCCTTCGGCCGTGAATGCACACGACGTGGCGTTCCCCCGCCCACCGTAACTCTCTTCGGAAACCCATTCCTCACTTGGCGTGGTATACCTCTGATTCCAACTGACAAGATTCACGTTACCGGTAAGGTGCCCAAGTCGAAGATTCTCCTCGTCCGTGTGGGAGAGCGCAAACAAGGTGTCATCGGTCTCTTCCAGCCTGGCCTGACCGGCGAGCAGAGCCCTGGCCTTTCCGTTCGCTTTACCGGGATCGACAACCGAGGACTAGCCTCTTATCTGATTTCTCTCTATTGCGCGGCTTCCGTTTTGACGGACGATGCGATTGCAGCACTGGAGAACGTTGAAGTCGGAAACTACCATGAGTACAAATGA
- a CDS encoding rhodanese-like domain-containing protein has product MSVPEIQAEELKQRLDQGENLFLLDVRDEYEYEISNIGGHLIPLAQLSKRLNELNAGEEIVAVCKMGPRGVKAVEYLQQHGFSKVSNLRGGIHAWSDKVDHKVRKY; this is encoded by the coding sequence GTGAGCGTTCCGGAGATTCAAGCTGAAGAACTTAAGCAACGCCTTGATCAGGGCGAAAATCTGTTCCTGCTGGATGTGCGCGATGAGTACGAATATGAGATCTCCAATATCGGAGGGCACCTGATTCCCCTGGCCCAGCTCTCTAAGCGTTTGAACGAGTTAAATGCGGGCGAGGAGATCGTCGCTGTTTGCAAGATGGGACCACGCGGTGTAAAGGCTGTTGAGTACCTCCAGCAGCATGGCTTCAGTAAAGTTTCAAATCTACGCGGAGGAATTCACGCCTGGTCGGATAAAGTCGATCACAAAGTCCGGAAGTACTAG
- a CDS encoding aminotransferase class I/II-fold pyridoxal phosphate-dependent enzyme, whose protein sequence is MCSCPSFTCGRSAQARSGRCRISRPTEHSRTSAALADTSHVRQVRSVVAAERTKWTAVLNELTLAHTNSQASFIFFNAGRPQTQLAGAMRTQGVDIGRTFPPYVDWARITIGVPEENRVVQQRLREILAANPG, encoded by the coding sequence ATATGCTCTTGTCCCTCGTTCACTTGCGGGCGCTCTGCGCAAGCAAGGAGTGGGCGATGCCGAATCTCTAGGCCGACTGAACATAGCCGCACCTCAGCGGCCTTAGCAGATACATCACACGTCCGTCAGGTTCGTTCTGTCGTCGCAGCAGAACGCACTAAATGGACCGCCGTTCTCAATGAACTAACTCTTGCCCACACTAACTCGCAAGCCAGCTTTATCTTTTTCAATGCAGGCAGACCGCAGACCCAACTCGCAGGGGCCATGCGGACCCAAGGCGTTGATATAGGGCGGACCTTTCCGCCTTATGTCGACTGGGCCCGCATCACCATAGGGGTACCCGAAGAAAATCGCGTGGTTCAACAGAGGCTGCGCGAGATTTTGGCGGCGAATCCCGGCTAG
- a CDS encoding aminotransferase class I/II-fold pyridoxal phosphate-dependent enzyme gives MSSVLTRRSLIKTSGMALGASLFSVTAKAAPAEGGPQKLIHLNLNENAFGPSPNVASAIQLEFPKLSRYADAHAAQAFAEQIAAYEGVPVEQVILGEILGALGLYLGSQGGPGGEFIYSTPGYLALVDAASHVGGVGVPVPLNPKYENNLPELAAKITGKTRALYLINPHNPTGTVSDDHTFKQFLGEVSQRAPVIVDEAYLEYTTDFETRSAVSLVRDGANVIVFRTFDKIHGLAGLPIGYALVPRSLAGALRKQGVGDAESLGRLNIAAPQRP, from the coding sequence ATGTCATCGGTCCTTACGCGCCGCTCTTTGATTAAGACCTCCGGCATGGCGCTTGGCGCAAGCCTCTTTTCTGTCACAGCGAAAGCCGCGCCGGCTGAAGGTGGCCCGCAGAAGCTGATCCATCTGAACCTGAATGAAAATGCCTTTGGCCCGTCTCCTAATGTGGCGAGCGCAATTCAGCTTGAATTCCCCAAACTTTCCCGCTATGCAGATGCACATGCAGCACAAGCGTTCGCGGAGCAGATCGCGGCATACGAGGGCGTGCCAGTCGAGCAGGTCATTTTGGGAGAGATCTTAGGCGCTCTTGGACTCTATCTTGGAAGTCAGGGCGGCCCCGGAGGAGAGTTTATCTACTCGACACCAGGCTATCTCGCCCTTGTCGATGCCGCGTCACACGTCGGTGGGGTGGGCGTTCCTGTTCCGCTCAACCCAAAGTACGAAAATAACCTTCCGGAGTTGGCTGCGAAGATCACTGGGAAAACTCGGGCGCTATACCTTATCAATCCGCACAACCCGACCGGAACCGTCAGCGACGATCACACTTTCAAACAATTTCTCGGCGAAGTCTCGCAGCGCGCTCCAGTGATTGTCGATGAAGCTTACCTCGAATACACCACCGACTTCGAAACTCGCTCAGCAGTCTCGCTTGTCCGCGATGGAGCAAATGTAATTGTCTTCCGCACCTTCGACAAGATTCACGGTCTCGCCGGGCTTCCGATTGGATATGCTCTTGTCCCTCGTTCACTTGCGGGCGCTCTGCGCAAGCAAGGAGTGGGCGATGCCGAATCTCTAGGCCGACTGAACATAGCCGCACCTCAGCGGCCTTAG
- a CDS encoding carboxypeptidase regulatory-like domain-containing protein has protein sequence MNDTRNHKSRPKRSFRDIRHILVVLLLTISGALLAQSYSGAIRGTITDSSNAAIAGAQITLTDEATRQTRNTQSDSIGGYAFNALTPTTYTLRVSAKSFSDAERSHIILSTQDFLTLDIQLAIGSTSNVVQVSADAPLVDPSTASISTNFDQQQLEDVPVLGRNPYITAKLSGVFVNTGNPQFIRFADQNGTSTTSVAGGPVAANLYLVDGVPITDTNNRPIVIPTIESIQDVKVQANTYDAQVGRTGGGVFNTLLRSGSNAVHGSIFGETRQGSWLANDFFANREGVPRPDSPYYNWGASLGGPVVIPHVYDGRNKTFFWIGAEGYIQTSPYTESFAVPTALERTGDFSKSFNADGSLNVIYDPTKTFTDATGVHRTPFQGNKLSSDRVSTVGKNIASYYPLPQLNTPTGQYNFTGTDNVRDHAQEVTIKLDQQIRPWWNISGSYIFYEALQPLGNPLGTLPGSYSYTYHRQVDAVQVNSTWILNPTTVVTARYGNNRFPNLIAEVSQGFDPGTLGFPTSYTSQIQAKFFPTIFPRNFSQLGQNTDSLDNWKSQIVNGTVAKTLKRHNLTFGGEYRRIRMDFEDFSNAPGTYTFSGAFTQSSPNATDDGSGSDLADLLLGYPISGEVDITTFLKTYLDYTAFFAQDDWRVTPRLTLNLGLRYEAETGLKEDHNQLAVGFDRTATAQLAGGPSVTGGVLFAGVNGNKRDIGDLSLAKFAPRIGASYQLKPKTVLRGGYGILYAPLRYDPIGTLAPGYTAANSYVASFDNNQTSAGSLDNPFPSGLEKPVGNSAGLLTGVGNSVTTYDQNYHAPRVQQFSLGVEQELPGQIALHATYIGSRSINLNPSPTSSTPVNINQLNPSNFSLGTSLGDQIANPDYVVGGPGIIGQPTVARSQTLRPFPQFTSVNLFVSSAHADYNALLIQGEKRAGHGLSFVSSFTWSRNMDSSFATANSISEFRRFRTSECL, from the coding sequence ATGAACGACACGCGTAACCATAAGAGCCGCCCCAAACGCAGCTTCAGAGACATAAGGCACATTCTCGTTGTTTTGCTGCTCACGATTTCCGGTGCGTTACTCGCTCAAAGCTACAGCGGCGCGATCCGTGGCACCATCACTGACTCAAGCAACGCAGCCATAGCTGGTGCTCAGATTACGCTTACTGACGAAGCAACGCGTCAGACACGAAACACACAATCGGACAGCATTGGTGGCTACGCTTTTAATGCGCTCACGCCGACAACTTATACTTTGCGGGTCTCCGCGAAGTCTTTCAGTGATGCAGAACGTAGTCACATTATTCTTTCCACACAGGACTTCCTGACGCTCGATATTCAACTTGCCATTGGCAGCACCAGTAATGTTGTGCAGGTCTCCGCAGATGCGCCGCTTGTCGATCCTTCGACGGCTTCCATAAGCACCAACTTCGACCAGCAACAGCTCGAAGACGTTCCGGTCCTCGGGCGCAATCCTTACATCACAGCAAAACTCTCCGGCGTCTTTGTAAACACCGGGAATCCGCAGTTCATTCGCTTCGCAGACCAGAATGGTACATCTACGACTTCGGTTGCCGGTGGTCCGGTCGCCGCGAACCTTTATCTTGTCGACGGCGTTCCAATCACCGACACCAATAATCGACCGATTGTTATTCCGACCATCGAGTCCATTCAAGACGTAAAGGTGCAGGCCAATACCTATGACGCGCAAGTGGGACGAACGGGGGGCGGCGTGTTCAACACCCTTCTGCGTTCAGGTTCGAATGCCGTTCACGGTTCGATCTTCGGAGAGACGCGTCAAGGCTCATGGCTGGCAAACGACTTCTTTGCCAATCGCGAGGGAGTTCCACGTCCCGACAGCCCCTACTACAACTGGGGCGCTTCGCTCGGTGGCCCGGTTGTCATTCCTCATGTGTATGACGGGCGCAATAAGACTTTTTTTTGGATTGGCGCAGAGGGCTATATTCAAACTTCTCCGTATACGGAGAGCTTCGCTGTTCCAACTGCGCTTGAGCGCACTGGCGATTTTTCGAAGAGCTTTAACGCGGACGGTTCACTTAACGTCATCTACGATCCGACAAAGACCTTCACCGATGCGACGGGGGTTCATCGCACACCATTTCAGGGTAATAAGCTTTCGAGTGACCGAGTGAGCACCGTTGGCAAAAATATCGCCTCATACTACCCGCTGCCTCAGCTCAACACCCCCACAGGCCAGTACAACTTCACAGGAACTGACAACGTACGAGATCACGCGCAGGAGGTCACGATCAAGCTCGACCAGCAGATTCGCCCCTGGTGGAACATCAGCGGCTCGTACATCTTCTACGAAGCACTGCAACCGCTGGGCAATCCGCTCGGCACTCTTCCTGGAAGCTACTCGTACACCTACCATCGGCAGGTGGACGCAGTGCAAGTCAACAGCACCTGGATTCTGAATCCTACGACTGTCGTCACTGCTCGATATGGTAACAATCGATTTCCGAATCTTATCGCTGAGGTGAGTCAGGGATTCGATCCCGGCACACTAGGCTTTCCCACCTCCTATACTTCGCAGATACAGGCGAAGTTTTTCCCGACGATCTTCCCCCGCAACTTTTCGCAGCTCGGACAGAACACCGATTCACTCGACAACTGGAAGTCCCAAATTGTGAACGGCACAGTAGCCAAAACTCTGAAGCGTCATAACTTAACGTTTGGCGGAGAGTACCGCCGCATCCGTATGGACTTTGAGGATTTCAGCAATGCTCCAGGCACTTACACTTTTTCGGGCGCATTTACACAATCGAGTCCCAACGCAACGGACGACGGTTCCGGCTCCGACCTCGCCGACCTGCTTCTTGGGTACCCCATCTCGGGAGAGGTCGACATAACAACGTTCCTCAAAACTTATCTTGACTACACAGCATTCTTTGCTCAGGATGACTGGCGCGTTACGCCGCGCCTCACATTGAACCTCGGCCTACGCTATGAGGCCGAGACAGGTCTCAAAGAAGACCATAATCAGCTTGCCGTTGGTTTCGACCGTACCGCAACTGCGCAGCTCGCAGGCGGCCCGTCAGTAACAGGAGGAGTTCTTTTCGCCGGGGTCAACGGCAACAAGCGCGACATCGGAGATCTCTCGCTCGCAAAGTTTGCTCCGCGCATTGGAGCTTCTTATCAACTCAAACCCAAGACCGTACTCCGCGGCGGATACGGTATCTTGTACGCTCCTTTGCGCTACGATCCGATTGGCACGCTAGCGCCGGGCTACACTGCGGCCAACTCATACGTTGCAAGCTTCGACAACAATCAGACATCTGCCGGTTCGCTCGACAACCCATTTCCCTCAGGTCTTGAAAAGCCTGTAGGGAACTCCGCTGGGCTGTTGACGGGTGTCGGTAACTCGGTCACCACCTACGACCAGAACTATCACGCCCCCAGGGTTCAACAGTTCTCCCTCGGCGTTGAGCAGGAACTACCTGGCCAGATCGCGCTGCACGCTACGTACATCGGATCACGTTCCATCAATCTGAATCCATCACCCACCAGCAGCACACCCGTCAACATCAATCAACTCAACCCATCGAACTTCTCTCTCGGGACATCTCTCGGAGACCAGATTGCAAACCCAGACTACGTTGTAGGAGGGCCGGGCATCATCGGCCAGCCAACGGTTGCCCGGTCGCAGACACTGCGCCCATTCCCGCAGTTCACTTCGGTCAACCTCTTCGTTAGTTCGGCGCATGCTGACTATAACGCTCTTCTTATACAGGGGGAGAAACGTGCTGGGCACGGTCTCAGTTTCGTCAGTTCGTTTACCTGGTCGCGCAACATGGACTCTTCGTTCGCCACAGCAAACAGCATTTCAGAGTTCCGGCGTTTCCGCACCTCAGAATGTCTATGA